One genomic region from Aminivibrio sp. encodes:
- the malQ gene encoding 4-alpha-glucanotransferase, whose amino-acid sequence MNRACGILLPVPSLPGGYGSGDLGKPAHDFVDFLSRSGQAIWQVLPLTVTDGALGNSPYSSPSAFAGNPLCISPDDLVAGGLLLRDELSGHPAFPEDQVDYGPAREFKEGILRLAFSRFSPGEEYRVFLREQEYWLEDYVLFTALKGLYKGALWNGWPEKIRARDKKALREVSGDLRCELDYLRFTQYIFFSQMKSLREKCREAGVELIGDLPIYVNYDSADVWSHQSFFCLDGELLPTEVAGVPPDYFSETGQLWGNPLYNWNALKKNGFSWWIRRLRHSLSLFDMVRIDHFRGLLAYWAVPFGDRTAERGTWRPVPSEDFFSTVRKELPSLPFLAENLGVITPDVTEAMESMGFPGMAVVLFAFGGGMRDNPHIPHNYRRKLAAYTGTHDNNTIEGWYSEDASENERRTFLEYTGRSADGVSAADTVIRLVLSSVAERAVVPLQDYLGLGSEGRMNTPSVPSGNWEWKARQEHLSVGLSQRMANLAGIYGRKS is encoded by the coding sequence TTGAACAGAGCATGCGGCATCCTTCTCCCCGTCCCGTCCCTTCCCGGAGGGTACGGATCGGGAGACCTGGGAAAGCCGGCCCATGATTTCGTTGACTTTCTTTCCCGTTCCGGGCAGGCCATCTGGCAGGTCCTCCCTCTCACCGTGACGGACGGCGCCCTCGGCAATTCGCCGTACAGCTCCCCGTCGGCCTTCGCGGGCAATCCCCTGTGCATTTCCCCGGATGATCTTGTCGCGGGGGGGTTGCTCCTCAGGGACGAACTTTCCGGTCATCCCGCCTTTCCTGAGGACCAGGTAGACTACGGCCCGGCGAGGGAGTTCAAGGAGGGCATCCTGCGGCTCGCCTTTTCCCGTTTTTCCCCGGGGGAAGAATACCGGGTCTTCCTCAGGGAACAGGAGTACTGGCTCGAAGACTACGTCCTGTTCACCGCCCTCAAGGGACTCTACAAGGGCGCTCTCTGGAACGGCTGGCCGGAGAAGATCCGCGCAAGGGACAAAAAAGCCCTGCGGGAAGTCTCCGGTGATCTCCGGTGCGAGCTGGACTATCTCCGGTTCACCCAGTACATTTTTTTCTCCCAGATGAAGAGCCTCCGGGAAAAATGCCGGGAAGCGGGAGTGGAACTCATCGGCGACCTTCCCATCTATGTGAACTACGACAGCGCCGACGTTTGGTCCCATCAGTCCTTTTTTTGCCTTGACGGGGAGCTTCTGCCCACCGAGGTGGCAGGGGTGCCCCCCGACTATTTCAGCGAAACGGGGCAGCTCTGGGGAAACCCCCTTTACAACTGGAACGCACTGAAAAAGAACGGTTTCTCCTGGTGGATCCGGAGACTTCGCCATTCCCTCTCCCTGTTCGATATGGTAAGAATCGACCATTTCAGGGGGCTCCTCGCCTATTGGGCCGTTCCTTTCGGGGACAGGACCGCCGAGAGAGGGACATGGAGGCCGGTCCCATCGGAGGATTTTTTCAGCACCGTCAGGAAGGAACTCCCCTCCCTGCCCTTCCTGGCGGAAAACCTGGGGGTGATCACCCCCGACGTCACGGAAGCCATGGAGTCCATGGGATTTCCCGGCATGGCGGTGGTTCTTTTCGCCTTCGGCGGCGGAATGAGGGACAATCCCCATATCCCTCACAACTACCGGCGGAAACTGGCCGCCTATACGGGAACTCACGACAACAACACCATCGAAGGATGGTATTCCGAAGACGCCTCCGAGAACGAACGGCGGACATTCCTGGAGTACACCGGCCGTTCCGCCGACGGTGTAAGCGCCGCGGACACGGTCATCCGGCTCGTCCTTTCATCGGTGGCGGAGCGGGCAGTGGTACCGCTCCAGGACTATCTGGGGCTGGGCTCGGAGGGAAGAATGAACACACCTTCGGTTCCCTCGGGGAACTGGGAATGGAAGGCCCGCCAGGAACACCTCTCCGTGGGGCTCTCCCAAAGGATGGCGAACCTTGCGGGCATCTACGGAAGAAAATCCTGA
- the glgC gene encoding glucose-1-phosphate adenylyltransferase, with protein MQVGKYGRTLGIVLAGGKGERLMPLTKYRAKPAVHFAAKYRIIDFALSNLVNSGIFSIYVLVQFKSHSLNEHIERGWQFGGALRGRDFFITLVPAQMWRGEHWFQGTADAVYQNLHLVTLYDADRVAIFAADHVYKMDVDQMLAYHINKGADITVAANVVPTSEASAFGCIDTDETGRIVGFLEKPENPPEIPGTPGFTYVSMGNYIFEREILEESIIEDSKLPTSHDFGRDIIPKLVGTSRVFAYDFSTNVLPGKETSSFWREDKPYWKDVGTIRTYWEAHMDLLKYDSEMTFYNPQWAIRTVSYADPPSYVCPVKGYACSVQSTLSAEGSRVLGATVESSVLSRNCVIMPGSSVEESIIGEGVVVGENCRLRRVIIDSHNIIPPNTVMGYDEEHDRERYTVDPGSGVIVVGMPMMQLRRSIDNPKEGFDWSSFS; from the coding sequence ATGCAGGTAGGCAAGTACGGCCGCACCCTGGGCATCGTCCTGGCGGGAGGCAAAGGCGAACGGCTCATGCCTCTGACTAAATACAGGGCGAAACCTGCGGTCCACTTCGCGGCGAAATACAGGATCATTGATTTTGCGCTTTCCAACCTGGTCAACAGCGGCATTTTTTCCATTTATGTTCTTGTCCAGTTCAAAAGCCATTCCTTGAACGAGCACATCGAGCGGGGGTGGCAGTTCGGCGGTGCCCTCCGGGGCCGTGATTTCTTCATCACTCTCGTTCCCGCCCAGATGTGGAGAGGAGAGCACTGGTTCCAGGGAACGGCGGACGCGGTCTACCAGAACCTTCATCTGGTGACCCTCTACGACGCCGATCGGGTGGCCATCTTCGCGGCGGACCACGTTTACAAAATGGACGTTGACCAGATGCTGGCCTACCACATCAACAAGGGCGCAGACATCACCGTGGCGGCCAACGTGGTTCCAACCTCGGAAGCATCAGCCTTCGGATGCATCGACACGGACGAGACCGGGCGGATCGTCGGGTTCCTGGAAAAGCCGGAGAACCCGCCGGAGATTCCGGGAACCCCGGGTTTCACCTACGTTTCCATGGGCAATTACATCTTCGAGCGGGAGATCCTGGAAGAATCCATCATCGAGGACTCCAAGCTGCCCACGAGCCACGATTTCGGAAGGGACATCATCCCGAAGCTCGTCGGGACATCCAGGGTCTTTGCGTACGACTTCTCCACCAATGTCCTTCCCGGAAAGGAAACATCCTCCTTCTGGAGGGAGGACAAGCCCTACTGGAAGGACGTGGGAACCATTCGGACCTACTGGGAGGCCCACATGGACCTGCTGAAGTACGACTCGGAGATGACCTTCTACAACCCCCAATGGGCCATACGGACCGTCTCCTATGCCGATCCCCCGTCCTATGTCTGCCCCGTGAAGGGCTACGCCTGCAGCGTGCAGAGCACCCTCTCGGCGGAAGGCAGCAGGGTGCTCGGGGCCACCGTGGAATCGTCGGTTCTTTCCCGGAACTGCGTCATCATGCCCGGCTCCTCGGTGGAGGAATCCATCATCGGCGAAGGAGTCGTGGTAGGCGAGAACTGCAGGCTGCGGCGGGTGATCATCGACAGCCATAACATCATCCCACCGAACACGGTCATGGGGTACGACGAGGAACATGACCGGGAACGGTACACCGTGGACCCGGGATCGGGCGTCATCGTGGTGGGCATGCCGATGATGCAGCTCCGGAGGTCCATCGATAACCCCAAGGAAGGCTTTGACTGGTCAAGCTTCAGCTGA
- a CDS encoding glycogen synthase, whose translation MTTEQGSGRPKILHVSPEAVPFSKVGGLGDVAGSLPAALRESGTDCRLLTPAWEGTLDRAREQGFTLTKISRKVEAVIRWKIYRGTVWKCSGPGMVAYLLEEPSLFGKSVYPANLTPETVVPFLFLSLAALDLPSAALWKPDIIHCHDWGTAPLPAALRWHVHFGASGGAYKTVFTIHNLAHQGILPLESLGDWGIRDEAARVEGMEYFGMANLMKGALVACDAVTTVSPGYAKEIQTEAGGEGLGGLLKSLSGKVTGILNGLDDRYWDPRTDPLLPERYSPADLSGKAVCKRKLLERAGWEDDGRPLVVFVGRMVEQKGFPILLPALEKLAGMDCRLFLVGSGQTEYEEAAENAAARFPDSLFVFRGYDETLAHLAYGGGDFFLMPSRFEPCGLSQLISLRYGTVPIVRAVGGLRDTVFDHGTPEGNGFLFSGYTPLDLLAALSRALEVYRDDGTMKKLVLRGMNADFSWSRSAPLYRKLYESLLS comes from the coding sequence ATGACCACAGAGCAGGGAAGCGGAAGGCCGAAGATTCTTCACGTCAGTCCCGAAGCGGTGCCCTTCAGCAAGGTGGGAGGGCTCGGCGACGTGGCCGGGTCTCTTCCGGCGGCACTGCGGGAGAGCGGGACTGACTGCAGACTGCTCACCCCGGCCTGGGAGGGAACGCTCGACAGGGCGAGAGAACAGGGCTTCACCCTTACGAAGATCTCCCGGAAGGTCGAGGCCGTCATTCGCTGGAAGATTTACCGGGGAACGGTCTGGAAATGCTCCGGTCCCGGCATGGTGGCATACCTGTTGGAAGAGCCGTCGCTCTTCGGAAAATCCGTCTATCCGGCGAATCTTACTCCCGAAACGGTCGTCCCCTTCCTTTTTCTCTCCCTCGCCGCCCTGGACCTTCCCTCAGCGGCATTGTGGAAACCGGACATAATCCACTGCCACGACTGGGGAACAGCGCCTCTTCCGGCGGCACTGAGGTGGCATGTCCATTTCGGAGCCTCCGGGGGTGCCTACAAAACGGTCTTCACCATCCACAATCTGGCCCACCAGGGGATTCTTCCCCTTGAATCCCTCGGCGACTGGGGCATACGGGATGAAGCAGCCCGGGTGGAAGGAATGGAATATTTCGGCATGGCGAACCTGATGAAAGGCGCCCTGGTCGCATGCGATGCCGTCACCACGGTAAGCCCCGGCTATGCGAAGGAAATACAGACCGAAGCCGGCGGAGAAGGACTGGGAGGGCTCTTGAAGAGTCTTTCCGGCAAGGTCACCGGAATACTGAACGGTCTTGACGACCGCTACTGGGACCCCCGGACGGACCCTCTTCTTCCGGAACGGTATTCTCCCGCCGATCTGTCGGGAAAAGCCGTCTGCAAAAGAAAACTGCTTGAAAGAGCGGGTTGGGAGGACGATGGACGGCCCTTGGTCGTTTTCGTTGGAAGAATGGTGGAACAGAAGGGCTTTCCCATCCTTCTGCCAGCCCTCGAAAAGCTTGCCGGAATGGACTGCCGCCTGTTTCTCGTCGGCTCGGGGCAGACCGAATATGAAGAAGCGGCCGAGAACGCGGCCGCCCGTTTCCCCGATTCGCTATTCGTCTTCAGAGGCTATGATGAAACCCTTGCCCACCTTGCCTACGGGGGAGGGGACTTTTTCCTCATGCCGTCCCGTTTTGAACCCTGCGGCCTGTCCCAGCTCATTTCCCTCCGGTACGGCACGGTACCAATCGTCCGGGCCGTGGGCGGCCTCCGGGACACCGTTTTCGATCACGGCACTCCGGAGGGGAACGGCTTCCTCTTCTCCGGGTACACCCCTCTTGACCTCCTGGCGGCTCTCTCCAGAGCCCTCGAAGTATACCGGGACGACGGGACGATGAAAAAGCTCGTTCTGAGGGGAATGAACGCCGACTTTTCCTGGAGCCGCTCCGCTCCCCTCTACCGTAAACTGTACGAATCTCTTCTTTCGTGA
- the glgP gene encoding alpha-glucan family phosphorylase, translating to MTSMHQRELGSSIRKLVENDPAFRPVAYLSMEIGIKESLPTYSGGLGILAGDILKSAADLGVPMVGLTLLYRKGYFEQSFNADGWQTEKPVLWQPAQELTLLPNQVSLTLQNREVYVRVWRYEIIGGGGYPLPVYFLDTDFDNNHPDDRKLTWYLYGGDQLYRLCQEMVLGVGGLRMLRDLGYKNIETFHMNEGHAGFLTLELMREQGYYDPEKIREQVIFTTHTPVPAGHDFFRFDLVDRVISQEALSNLKRMLPNADGVSMTELGIRFSRYVNAVSKKHAEVSRKMFNMPEIDWVTNGVHPRTWVSSGIQRLFNTYIPGWEHDPGRLVQAVKMPPEEIWNAHQASKMRLLAGVMEQTGRQLEPDVLTIGFARRAAQYKRADLVLSNIKRLMEVGAGKIQFVFAGKAHPRDDGGKAVLQRLLTASQKVDEMIPIVFLENYDMDKGALITQGVDLWLNTPIRPREASGTSGMKCALNGVMNFSVLDGWWIEGWLEDVTGWSVGPEPSESDMMHYDESLDAIDLYDKLEKKIIPTYYNNREKWIWMMQRTIALNGSFFNTHRVVREYCEKAYNITFRGM from the coding sequence ATGACATCCATGCACCAGAGAGAACTGGGCAGCTCCATACGAAAACTTGTGGAAAACGACCCCGCCTTCCGGCCGGTGGCCTATCTTTCCATGGAAATAGGAATAAAAGAGTCTCTTCCCACCTACTCGGGAGGCCTGGGCATCCTGGCGGGCGACATCCTGAAGAGCGCGGCGGACCTTGGTGTCCCCATGGTAGGACTCACACTTCTCTACCGTAAAGGATATTTCGAGCAGTCCTTCAACGCCGACGGATGGCAGACGGAAAAACCGGTGCTCTGGCAGCCGGCCCAGGAACTGACCCTTCTTCCGAACCAGGTCTCCCTGACCCTTCAGAACCGGGAAGTTTACGTGCGGGTGTGGCGGTACGAGATCATCGGAGGCGGCGGCTACCCTCTTCCGGTCTACTTCCTGGACACGGACTTCGACAACAATCACCCCGACGACCGCAAGCTTACCTGGTACCTTTACGGCGGAGACCAGCTCTACCGGCTCTGCCAGGAGATGGTCCTGGGGGTGGGTGGCCTGCGGATGCTCCGGGACCTGGGCTACAAGAACATCGAAACCTTCCACATGAACGAGGGGCATGCGGGGTTCCTCACCCTGGAGCTCATGAGGGAGCAGGGGTACTACGACCCCGAGAAGATCCGGGAGCAGGTGATCTTCACCACCCATACCCCCGTTCCGGCAGGACACGATTTCTTCCGCTTCGACCTGGTGGACAGGGTCATCTCCCAGGAGGCACTCTCCAACCTGAAGAGAATGCTCCCCAACGCCGACGGTGTTTCCATGACCGAACTGGGCATCCGCTTCAGTCGGTACGTGAACGCCGTATCTAAAAAACATGCCGAAGTCAGCCGGAAAATGTTCAACATGCCGGAGATCGACTGGGTGACCAACGGTGTCCACCCCAGGACGTGGGTCAGCAGCGGTATTCAACGGCTTTTCAATACCTATATCCCAGGATGGGAACACGATCCCGGAAGGCTCGTCCAGGCGGTGAAGATGCCTCCCGAGGAGATCTGGAACGCCCACCAGGCATCCAAGATGCGCCTCCTGGCAGGGGTCATGGAGCAGACCGGCCGCCAGCTCGAACCCGACGTCCTCACCATCGGCTTTGCCCGGAGGGCGGCTCAGTACAAGAGGGCCGACCTGGTGCTGTCGAACATCAAACGGCTCATGGAAGTGGGGGCGGGAAAGATCCAGTTTGTCTTCGCCGGCAAGGCCCACCCCAGGGACGACGGAGGAAAGGCCGTTCTCCAGAGACTTCTCACCGCGTCCCAGAAGGTGGACGAAATGATTCCCATTGTCTTCCTCGAAAACTACGACATGGATAAGGGAGCCCTCATAACCCAGGGAGTGGACCTGTGGCTGAACACACCCATCCGCCCGAGAGAGGCCTCGGGAACAAGCGGAATGAAGTGCGCCCTGAACGGCGTGATGAACTTCTCGGTCCTCGACGGCTGGTGGATCGAAGGGTGGCTGGAGGACGTGACGGGCTGGTCCGTGGGTCCCGAACCCAGCGAGTCCGACATGATGCACTACGACGAATCTCTCGATGCCATCGACCTCTACGACAAGCTGGAGAAGAAAATAATACCCACCTACTACAACAACCGGGAAAAGTGGATCTGGATGATGCAGCGGACCATAGCCCTCAACGGCAGCTTTTTCAATACACACAGGGTGGTACGGGAGTACTGCGAAAAGGCATACAACATCACTTTCCGGGGGATGTGA